A genomic window from Candidatus Andeanibacterium colombiense includes:
- a CDS encoding histidinol-phosphate transaminase, protein MTGQPTPKPWIAAIHAYVPGKSRSADGRELVKLSANENPLGTSAAALAARARAVVPSLYPDPDSTALREALAEVHGLDPARIICGTGSGELLAVAAGAFAGPGDEILYVRYGFSLYEIVARRCGATPVEAPDADYGTDIEALLGAVTEQTRVVFLANPNNPTGTFMTRAELARLHAGLPSDVLLVLDQAYAEYVAPEDDDGGLELAKTAANVLATRTFSKAYGLAGERVGWATGAPELIDVLNRIRGPFNVNNGAQAVATAAALDQAFVVHSREHNARERARFVAAIEAMGNHGLRAVPSEANFVLVLFEGGLSAQAAHDGLAAHGYATRWLPGQGLAQGLRITIGTGDQMGEVAAILRELAESAG, encoded by the coding sequence ATGACGGGACAGCCAACACCGAAGCCGTGGATTGCGGCAATCCATGCCTATGTGCCGGGCAAATCGCGCAGTGCCGACGGGCGCGAGCTGGTCAAGCTTTCGGCCAATGAGAATCCGCTCGGCACCAGCGCTGCGGCGCTCGCGGCGCGGGCGCGGGCGGTGGTGCCGTCGCTCTATCCCGATCCCGACAGTACCGCGCTGCGCGAGGCGCTGGCCGAGGTCCACGGGCTCGATCCGGCCCGGATCATCTGCGGCACCGGATCGGGCGAATTGCTCGCGGTCGCGGCCGGCGCTTTCGCCGGGCCGGGCGACGAGATCCTCTACGTCCGCTACGGCTTCTCGCTTTACGAGATCGTCGCCCGGCGCTGCGGCGCGACCCCGGTCGAGGCGCCCGATGCCGATTACGGCACCGATATCGAGGCATTGCTGGGCGCGGTGACAGAACAGACTCGAGTGGTATTCCTCGCCAATCCGAACAATCCGACCGGCACCTTCATGACCCGGGCCGAGCTCGCCCGGCTCCATGCCGGGCTGCCGTCCGACGTGCTGCTGGTGCTCGACCAGGCCTATGCCGAATATGTCGCGCCGGAAGACGACGACGGCGGGCTGGAGCTGGCGAAGACCGCGGCCAACGTGCTTGCCACGCGGACCTTCTCCAAGGCCTATGGACTGGCGGGCGAGCGGGTCGGCTGGGCGACCGGCGCGCCCGAACTGATCGACGTGCTCAACCGCATCCGCGGACCGTTCAACGTCAATAATGGCGCGCAGGCGGTGGCCACCGCCGCCGCGCTGGATCAGGCTTTCGTAGTCCATTCGCGCGAGCACAACGCCCGGGAGCGCGCGCGGTTCGTCGCGGCGATCGAGGCGATGGGCAATCACGGCTTGCGCGCGGTGCCGAGCGAGGCCAACTTCGTGCTGGTGTTGTTCGAGGGCGGCTTGAGCGCCCAGGCGGCGCATGACGGGCTGGCGGCGCACGGTTATGCGACGCGCTGGCTACCCGGACAGGGGCTGGCGCAGGGTTTGCGCATAACGATCGGGACAGGGGACCAGATGGGCGAAGTGGCGGCGATCCTGCGCGAGCTGGCGGAATCCGCCGGGTGA
- a CDS encoding prephenate/arogenate dehydrogenase family protein, with product MNAAVTSFERVAIIGLGLIGGSIGLAVRDHLPGVATTGYDADPEVRKRARERGLADTIYDSASEAVHRADLVILCVPVGAMGEVARAMAPALAKGVLISDVGSSKQTVTEALREALPGREVIPAHPVAGTENSGPDAGFAQLFQQRWCIVTPPEGADPAQVSRLVSFWEALGAMVDTMDPQHHDLVLAVTSHIPHLIAYTIVGTASDLEDVTRSEVIKYSAGGFRDFTRIAASDPTMWRDVFLNNRDAVLVMLKRLLDDIGAMQQAIEESDGEALFDRFTRTRAIRRSIVALGQDDARPDFGRKDHDNA from the coding sequence GTGAACGCTGCGGTCACTTCGTTCGAGCGAGTCGCGATCATCGGGCTCGGCCTGATCGGCGGTTCGATCGGCCTCGCGGTGCGCGATCACCTGCCCGGTGTCGCCACCACCGGCTACGACGCCGATCCGGAGGTGCGCAAGCGCGCGCGCGAACGCGGCCTCGCCGACACGATCTACGACAGCGCGAGCGAGGCGGTTCACCGCGCGGATCTGGTGATCCTGTGCGTGCCGGTCGGCGCGATGGGCGAAGTCGCGCGCGCGATGGCCCCGGCGCTCGCCAAGGGCGTGCTGATCAGCGATGTCGGATCGTCCAAGCAGACCGTCACCGAAGCTTTGCGCGAAGCCCTGCCGGGCCGCGAAGTGATTCCGGCGCATCCGGTCGCCGGGACCGAGAACAGCGGGCCGGACGCCGGCTTCGCGCAATTGTTCCAGCAGCGCTGGTGCATCGTGACCCCGCCGGAGGGCGCGGACCCGGCACAGGTTTCGCGGCTGGTGTCGTTCTGGGAAGCGCTCGGCGCAATGGTCGACACGATGGACCCGCAGCACCACGATCTGGTGCTGGCGGTGACCAGCCACATCCCCCATCTGATCGCCTATACGATCGTCGGCACCGCCTCGGACCTTGAGGACGTTACCCGCAGCGAAGTGATCAAATATTCGGCGGGTGGCTTCCGCGACTTCACCCGCATCGCCGCGTCCGACCCGACGATGTGGCGCGACGTGTTCCTCAACAACCGCGATGCGGTGTTGGTGATGCTGAAGCGCCTGCTCGACGATATCGGCGCGATGCAGCAGGCGATCGAGGAATCGGACGGCGAGGCGCTGTTCGACCGCTTCACCCGCACCCGCGCGATCCGCCGCTCGATCGTCGCGCTCGGACAGGACGATGCGCGGCCGGACTTCGGCCGCAAGGACCACGACAACGCCTGA
- a CDS encoding lysophospholipid acyltransferase family protein, with product MSVLRSLVFYLVFYTMSAVFSLATILALPLGERRFRKVPDGWSHFHRWCVRVILGIRVVTEGGQIEGAALYAFKHESFFEAIDLATSLTHPVPFAKEELFRIPLWGRAAQVYGSVSVARDEGATALRQMLRQARHFGVTGRPLAIFPEGTRVPHGTRPPLRSGFAGIYKLLGLPVVPVAVNSGPLYHRRWKRRGTITLRFGEPIPPGLPREEIERRVHEAINALND from the coding sequence ATGAGTGTATTGCGCAGCCTGGTGTTCTATCTGGTGTTCTACACCATGTCGGCGGTGTTCTCGCTCGCGACGATCCTCGCGCTGCCGCTCGGCGAGCGGCGGTTCCGCAAGGTGCCCGATGGCTGGTCGCATTTCCACCGCTGGTGCGTGCGGGTGATCCTGGGCATCCGGGTGGTTACCGAGGGCGGCCAGATCGAAGGCGCGGCGCTTTATGCGTTCAAGCATGAATCCTTCTTCGAGGCGATCGACCTGGCGACCTCGCTCACCCATCCGGTGCCCTTCGCGAAGGAAGAATTGTTCCGCATTCCGTTGTGGGGCCGCGCCGCCCAGGTCTACGGGTCGGTGTCGGTCGCGCGCGACGAAGGCGCCACCGCGCTGCGGCAGATGCTCAGGCAGGCCCGGCACTTCGGCGTGACCGGAAGGCCGCTGGCGATCTTTCCCGAGGGAACGCGGGTGCCGCACGGAACGCGGCCGCCGCTGCGTTCGGGCTTCGCCGGGATCTACAAGCTGCTCGGCCTGCCGGTGGTGCCGGTCGCGGTAAACAGCGGCCCGCTCTATCACCGCCGGTGGAAGCGGCGCGGCACGATTACCCTGCGCTTCGGCGAACCGATCCCGCCCGGCCTGCCGCGCGAGGAAATCGAGCGGCGGGTGCATGAGGCGATCAACGCGCTGAACGATTAG
- a CDS encoding YdcF family protein, whose translation MIWALGFFWFAVFLPGPAAGERTDAIVVLTGGPGRIDRGLQVLRGHKAGQLLVTGVYNDVTPDEFAAEYKVDRRLMECCVTLGFAALDTRGNAQETAEWVARRRIRSLRLVTTDWHMRRAAAELAGRLPAHVEILEDAVPSQPSLWILFLEYHKLLASRAVRLVTG comes from the coding sequence ATGATCTGGGCGCTCGGCTTCTTCTGGTTCGCGGTGTTCCTGCCCGGGCCCGCGGCCGGCGAACGGACCGATGCGATCGTCGTGCTCACCGGCGGGCCGGGACGGATCGACCGCGGGCTGCAGGTGCTGCGCGGGCACAAGGCGGGGCAATTGCTGGTCACCGGGGTCTATAACGACGTCACGCCCGATGAATTCGCGGCCGAATACAAGGTCGACCGAAGGCTGATGGAATGCTGTGTGACGCTTGGCTTCGCGGCACTCGATACCCGCGGCAATGCGCAGGAGACGGCCGAATGGGTGGCCCGGCGCAGGATCCGGTCGTTGCGGCTGGTCACGACCGACTGGCACATGCGCCGCGCCGCCGCGGAACTCGCCGGCAGATTGCCCGCCCATGTCGAGATCCTCGAGGATGCGGTGCCTTCGCAGCCGTCGCTGTGGATCCTGTTTCTCGAGTACCACAAGCTGCTGGCCAGCCGCGCGGTGCGGCTGGTGACCGGGTAA
- a CDS encoding cell division protein → MPWVIAIMIALTTIAAAGGLALSNLADAARAELSGGLTVQIVEAGAQERDRQAELAVSLLSNRAGIDAVRRVPDSELATLIEPWLGNSGTAGDAIPIPALIDVRLAGPVTDRQLQGVRAALRGSVPAAQVDAQSSWLRPVFSAIASLQWLALGLVVLLAATSAAAVWLASRSALGSNRGTIEIVHLLGGTDGQIARIFQRSIGFDAVLGGTVGLGFGLAAILLLGRQFAALGSGMVAGGGLGMFDWAALAAIPILGVVIAMITARITVMAALRKML, encoded by the coding sequence ATGCCGTGGGTGATCGCGATCATGATCGCGCTGACCACCATCGCGGCGGCGGGCGGGCTGGCGCTGAGCAACCTCGCCGATGCCGCCCGCGCCGAGCTGTCCGGCGGGCTGACCGTCCAGATCGTGGAGGCCGGCGCGCAGGAGCGCGACCGCCAGGCCGAGCTCGCGGTTTCGCTGCTGTCCAACCGCGCCGGGATCGACGCGGTGCGGCGGGTACCCGACAGCGAACTCGCGACCCTGATCGAACCATGGCTTGGAAATTCGGGCACGGCGGGCGACGCGATCCCGATCCCGGCGCTGATCGACGTCCGCCTTGCCGGGCCGGTGACCGATCGCCAGCTGCAGGGCGTGCGAGCCGCGCTGCGCGGCAGCGTGCCCGCGGCACAGGTCGATGCCCAATCGAGCTGGCTCAGGCCGGTGTTCTCGGCGATCGCCTCGCTGCAATGGCTTGCACTGGGGCTGGTTGTGCTGCTCGCGGCGACCAGCGCGGCGGCGGTGTGGCTCGCTTCGCGCAGCGCGCTCGGCTCCAACCGCGGGACGATCGAGATCGTCCATTTGCTCGGCGGCACGGACGGCCAGATCGCGCGAATCTTCCAGCGCTCGATCGGGTTCGACGCGGTGCTCGGCGGAACGGTCGGGCTCGGCTTCGGGCTGGCGGCGATCCTGCTGCTCGGGCGGCAGTTCGCCGCGCTCGGCTCGGGCATGGTCGCGGGCGGCGGGCTCGGCATGTTCGACTGGGCCGCGCTTGCCGCGATCCCGATCCTCGGCGTGGTGATCGCGATGATCACCGCGCGGATCACGGTGATGGCGGCGCTGAGGAAGATGCTGTGA
- the ftsE gene encoding cell division ATP-binding protein FtsE: MSAEGDIVQFDNVGLRYGAGKEILSDISFILYPGSFYFLTGASGAGKTSLLKLLYLAQRPSRGAIRMFGTDVITLPRRRLPAYRRRLGVVFQDFRLVQHLSAFDNVALPLRVSGVKESELEKPVADMLEWVGLGDRADARPATLSGGEQQRVAIARAVIGRPDLLIADEPTGNVDPEMAVKLLRLFEALNRLGTTVVVATHDLHLLKKVPESLIMRLDKGRLGDPTGALRYPPRRPLPQTPGFDMGEGL, from the coding sequence ATGAGTGCCGAGGGGGATATCGTTCAGTTCGACAATGTTGGGCTGCGCTATGGCGCGGGGAAGGAAATTCTCAGCGACATTTCCTTCATCCTCTATCCCGGCAGCTTCTATTTCCTCACCGGGGCAAGCGGCGCGGGCAAGACTTCGCTGCTCAAGCTGCTGTATCTCGCGCAGCGCCCCTCGCGCGGGGCGATCCGGATGTTCGGCACCGATGTGATCACACTGCCGCGCAGGCGGCTGCCCGCCTATCGCCGCCGGCTCGGGGTGGTGTTCCAGGATTTCCGGCTGGTCCAGCACCTCTCGGCGTTCGACAATGTCGCGCTGCCGCTGCGGGTCTCGGGCGTGAAGGAAAGCGAGCTCGAGAAGCCGGTCGCCGACATGCTCGAATGGGTCGGGCTGGGCGACCGCGCCGATGCCCGCCCGGCGACGCTGTCGGGCGGGGAGCAGCAGCGCGTGGCGATCGCCCGCGCGGTGATCGGCCGGCCCGACCTGCTGATCGCCGACGAGCCGACCGGCAACGTTGATCCCGAGATGGCGGTGAAGCTGCTGCGGCTGTTCGAGGCGCTCAACCGTCTCGGCACGACCGTGGTGGTCGCGACCCACGATCTGCATCTGCTCAAGAAAGTGCCCGAATCGCTGATCATGCGCCTCGACAAGGGGCGGCTCGGCGACCCGACCGGGGCGCTGCGTTATCCGCCTCGCCGGCCGCTGCCGCAGACCCCGGGCTTCGATATGGGAGAAGGCCTGTGA
- a CDS encoding zinc-ribbon domain-containing protein, giving the protein MIIACPACATRYVVPDSAIGVEGRTVRCAKCRHSWFQDGPELALPPGAPAAAPEPRIPQPVRAPAPPPPTPAPVPARPIPAAPTDPEPDARPGFSFAEDVPSAPPKPDRSYIREPDPAPPAADPVPFAPPPPVPDEYDGVIEDDYSQFDPEPPFRPRRNVLKLWTFAAAIFALFAIGTVVGVSYWGLPDWVPISRPTFGLGESDLVLDFPQNKQDRRQLPNGTEYFAANGTVTNVGRKTRAVPGILIVLRDEHERIVYSGEVAPPQRTLAPGESITINHVETDVPKAAKFADIGWKPG; this is encoded by the coding sequence ATGATCATCGCCTGCCCCGCATGCGCGACGCGTTATGTCGTTCCCGACAGCGCGATCGGCGTCGAAGGCCGGACCGTCCGTTGCGCCAAGTGCCGCCACAGCTGGTTCCAGGACGGGCCCGAACTCGCGCTGCCGCCGGGGGCTCCGGCCGCCGCTCCGGAACCGCGGATACCGCAGCCGGTGCGGGCTCCCGCTCCGCCGCCGCCCACTCCGGCCCCCGTTCCGGCGCGACCAATTCCCGCGGCACCGACCGATCCCGAACCCGATGCGCGCCCGGGCTTCTCCTTCGCGGAAGACGTGCCGTCCGCCCCGCCGAAACCCGACCGAAGCTATATTCGCGAGCCCGATCCGGCCCCCCCGGCCGCCGATCCCGTCCCCTTCGCGCCGCCGCCCCCGGTGCCGGACGAATACGACGGCGTGATCGAGGACGATTATTCGCAATTCGATCCCGAACCGCCGTTCCGCCCGCGGCGCAACGTGCTCAAGCTGTGGACCTTCGCAGCGGCAATCTTCGCGCTGTTCGCGATCGGCACGGTGGTGGGCGTGTCCTATTGGGGCCTGCCCGACTGGGTGCCGATCAGCCGCCCGACCTTCGGCCTCGGCGAAAGCGACCTGGTGCTCGATTTCCCGCAGAACAAGCAGGACCGGCGGCAATTGCCCAACGGCACCGAATATTTCGCCGCCAACGGCACGGTCACCAATGTCGGGCGCAAGACCCGCGCGGTGCCCGGCATCTTGATCGTGCTGCGCGACGAGCATGAGCGGATCGTCTATAGCGGCGAGGTCGCTCCGCCGCAGCGCACGCTGGCCCCGGGCGAGAGCATAACGATCAACCACGTCGAGACCGACGTGCCCAAGGCAGCCAAATTCGCCGATATCGGCTGGAAGCCCGGCTGA
- a CDS encoding PepSY domain-containing protein, with protein MEQTALYRTIWRWHFYAGLLVMPLILILSLTGAAYLFKPQIDRWEERDFGGLSAAGAVSPAAQVNAALAAWPKARFDAYRLPEAEGDAAAITLAPADGGAPREVFVSPQGDVLGGFDPERRITPMLARFHGSLMLGSFGDWIVELAASWAIVMILSGLYLWWPKDRRLAGVLWPRLSLGGRGFWRDLHAVVGFWVAGLALLMLATGLPWAGVWGSALASVRTELGLVKGVQDWKIGGGENAAAHHHGSMGMAMPMPIAGNAPLPFDPAMFSLAVAEAKGEHLAFPASVLPPGAPQRFGPPTGQVWTAKSEAQDRPLQRSVTYDLASGREIAREGFADKHPIDRFINYGIAWHEGQLLGWFNQLVGVLTAALLVVLTVSGFAMWRKRRPAGSGLGAPPPPARKITRSGIVISGVALAALLPLFALSLAVFWLVERLALRRIRPVANWLGLSFPG; from the coding sequence ATGGAACAGACCGCCCTCTATCGCACGATCTGGCGCTGGCATTTCTATGCCGGGCTGCTGGTGATGCCGCTGATCCTGATCCTTTCGCTGACCGGCGCGGCCTATCTGTTCAAGCCGCAGATCGACCGCTGGGAGGAACGCGATTTTGGCGGATTGAGCGCAGCGGGGGCGGTCTCGCCGGCGGCGCAGGTGAACGCCGCGCTCGCGGCGTGGCCGAAAGCCCGGTTCGACGCTTATCGCCTGCCCGAGGCGGAAGGCGACGCGGCCGCGATCACCCTGGCCCCGGCCGATGGTGGGGCGCCGCGCGAAGTGTTCGTTTCGCCGCAGGGCGACGTGCTCGGCGGCTTCGATCCGGAGCGGCGGATTACCCCTATGCTCGCCCGGTTCCACGGCTCGCTTATGCTTGGCAGTTTCGGCGACTGGATCGTCGAACTGGCGGCGAGCTGGGCGATCGTGATGATCCTCAGCGGGCTCTATCTATGGTGGCCGAAGGACCGCCGGCTGGCCGGGGTGCTGTGGCCGCGCCTGTCGCTCGGCGGGCGGGGTTTCTGGCGCGATCTGCATGCGGTGGTCGGCTTCTGGGTTGCGGGCCTCGCGCTGTTGATGCTCGCGACCGGCCTGCCCTGGGCCGGGGTCTGGGGCAGCGCGCTCGCTTCGGTCCGCACCGAGCTAGGGCTGGTGAAGGGTGTGCAGGACTGGAAGATCGGCGGCGGCGAAAATGCCGCCGCGCATCATCACGGGTCGATGGGCATGGCGATGCCCATGCCGATTGCCGGCAATGCGCCGCTCCCCTTCGATCCCGCGATGTTCAGTCTCGCGGTGGCCGAGGCCAAGGGCGAGCATCTGGCGTTCCCGGCCTCGGTCCTCCCGCCCGGCGCGCCGCAGCGCTTTGGCCCGCCGACGGGGCAGGTCTGGACGGCCAAGAGCGAAGCGCAGGACCGCCCGCTCCAGCGCAGCGTGACCTACGATCTCGCCAGCGGGCGCGAGATCGCGCGCGAGGGCTTCGCGGACAAGCATCCGATCGATCGTTTTATCAATTACGGCATCGCGTGGCACGAAGGGCAGTTGCTCGGCTGGTTCAACCAGCTGGTCGGCGTACTCACCGCGGCGTTGCTGGTGGTGCTGACCGTCTCGGGCTTCGCGATGTGGCGCAAGCGCCGGCCCGCCGGCAGCGGCCTCGGCGCGCCGCCACCGCCGGCCCGCAAGATCACGCGCTCGGGCATTGTAATAAGCGGGGTCGCCCTCGCGGCACTGCTGCCGCTGTTCGCGCTGTCGCTGGCTGTATTCTGGCTGGTGGAACGGCTCGCGCTGCGCCGCATCCGCCCGGTGGCGAATTGGCTCGGCCTGTCATTTCCGGGATGA
- a CDS encoding TonB-dependent receptor — protein sequence MSRFISRCLAAASLVALSSSLHAEEADGTTIVVTATPDTAQATAEIQHTPGGVEVVPDTQFKRSPVQNIKDILAYVPGVIVQPRMGDDARVSIRGSGLSRAYGARGIAVYLDGAPLNTSDGLVDFFEIDPSAYRYAEVYKGANALRYGSNALGGAINLVMPTGRDAAALDARIDVGSFGYVKGQASTGGTAGAFDYFVTASAQRIDGYRDHSGGNAFRANLDLGYRLSASAETRLYIFGTSTNQHIPGEVTKHEALTAPKDANPVWVDQDQQRNVDSIRLLDKTTIQLDDTTLELGLFYDHRHVDHPIYQYLDYTVDDYGGFLRAVDDRSLGGLRNRLIAGVNLQNGTIDTRQFVNDGGHKGALTTSMVDKPKNVSFYAEDSLYLQPDLALIAGIQYLHASRDRRDRFLTDGDQSGSKSYGMWSPRAGILWTLAGDAQLFANISRSAEIPSYDANVITAPNLAAQRATTYEIGTRGHRGAIGWDVSLYRSEIRNELQCLTTAPWALCSTINADRTVHQGIEAGLNGDIALSASGDRLALTAAYTYSDFFFRDDANYGDNRLPGIPKHYLRAEVLYKHASGFYAGPNVEWAPGHYFADNANTLTVDPYALLGFRFGFDAGKSWSVYLEGRNLTDKHYISTVAIAGVADATSEIFNPGTGRALFGGVRTKF from the coding sequence ATGTCTCGTTTCATCTCGCGCTGCCTCGCGGCCGCATCGCTCGTCGCCCTGTCCTCCTCGCTCCATGCCGAAGAGGCGGACGGCACCACCATCGTCGTCACCGCGACACCCGATACCGCGCAGGCCACCGCTGAAATCCAGCACACGCCCGGCGGCGTCGAAGTCGTTCCGGATACGCAGTTCAAGCGCAGCCCGGTGCAGAATATCAAGGATATCCTCGCCTATGTTCCCGGCGTGATCGTCCAGCCGCGCATGGGCGACGACGCGCGCGTCTCGATCCGGGGATCGGGCCTGTCGCGCGCCTATGGCGCGCGCGGCATCGCGGTCTATCTCGACGGCGCGCCGCTCAACACTTCGGACGGGCTGGTCGATTTCTTCGAGATCGATCCGAGCGCCTATCGCTATGCCGAGGTTTACAAGGGCGCCAATGCGCTGCGCTACGGCTCCAATGCGCTCGGCGGGGCGATCAATCTGGTGATGCCGACCGGGCGCGACGCGGCGGCGCTCGATGCGCGGATCGACGTCGGCAGTTTCGGTTATGTGAAGGGGCAGGCGAGCACCGGCGGCACCGCGGGCGCGTTCGACTATTTCGTCACCGCATCGGCCCAGCGGATCGACGGTTACCGCGATCACAGCGGCGGGAATGCATTCCGCGCGAACCTCGATCTGGGCTACCGGCTTTCCGCCAGTGCCGAGACGCGGCTCTATATCTTCGGCACCAGCACCAACCAGCACATCCCGGGCGAAGTGACCAAGCACGAGGCGCTCACCGCGCCGAAGGACGCCAATCCGGTGTGGGTCGATCAGGATCAGCAGCGCAATGTCGATTCGATCCGCCTGCTGGACAAGACGACGATCCAGCTGGACGATACGACGCTCGAGCTCGGCCTGTTCTACGACCACCGCCACGTCGATCACCCGATCTACCAATATCTCGACTACACGGTCGACGATTACGGCGGCTTCCTGCGCGCGGTGGACGATCGCTCGCTCGGCGGCTTGCGCAACCGGCTTATCGCCGGGGTCAATCTCCAGAACGGCACGATCGATACGCGGCAATTCGTCAACGATGGCGGCCATAAGGGCGCGCTGACTACCTCGATGGTCGACAAGCCGAAGAATGTCTCGTTCTACGCGGAGGATTCGCTCTACCTGCAGCCGGATCTCGCGCTGATCGCCGGCATCCAGTATCTTCATGCCAGCCGTGACCGGCGCGACCGGTTCCTCACTGACGGCGATCAGTCCGGCTCGAAGAGCTACGGGATGTGGAGCCCGCGCGCCGGCATTCTGTGGACGCTGGCCGGCGACGCGCAGCTCTTCGCCAATATCTCGCGCAGCGCCGAGATCCCGAGCTACGACGCGAACGTCATCACTGCGCCGAACCTCGCGGCGCAGCGCGCGACGACTTACGAGATCGGCACGCGCGGGCACCGCGGCGCGATCGGCTGGGATGTCTCGCTCTATCGCTCCGAAATCCGCAACGAGCTGCAATGTCTGACCACCGCGCCGTGGGCGCTATGCTCGACGATCAACGCGGACCGCACCGTGCACCAGGGGATCGAGGCGGGCCTGAACGGCGATATCGCGCTGTCGGCCTCCGGCGACCGGCTGGCCCTCACCGCCGCCTATACCTACAGCGACTTCTTCTTCCGCGATGACGCGAATTACGGCGACAACCGGTTGCCGGGGATCCCGAAGCACTATCTGCGGGCCGAGGTGCTCTACAAACACGCAAGCGGCTTCTACGCCGGGCCGAATGTGGAATGGGCGCCGGGTCATTATTTCGCCGATAATGCCAATACGCTGACGGTCGATCCCTATGCATTGCTCGGCTTCAGGTTCGGCTTCGATGCGGGCAAAAGCTGGTCGGTCTATCTCGAAGGCCGCAATTTGACCGACAAGCATTATATCTCGACCGTCGCGATCGCCGGCGTGGCCGACGCCACCTCGGAGATCTTCAATCCCGGAACCGGCCGCGCCTTGTTCGGCGGCGTCCGCACGAAGTTCTAG
- a CDS encoding SDR family NAD(P)-dependent oxidoreductase: MGILDGQVALISGAGRGFGRAIAERLAREGAKVALLSRSVAQLDEVAEAIRVNGGEALAIACDVTDRASIEAAVAQAERELGPLDILVNNAGVPGPFGPIWVVDPDEWWNAQTIHIRAPMLFLHAALPGMVERGRGRVVCVSALASRMVAANLSAYCTGKIAQNRIVAEAAAELEGTGVAIFAIDPGFAATQLARDTAADPAAQKYFTGLVDRINAHPHAFGEDPDLERCGQRVLDLVSGRYDALSGNYYELPDDLDEALKQKEAVQ; this comes from the coding sequence ATGGGAATTCTGGATGGCCAGGTCGCGCTCATATCGGGCGCGGGGCGCGGCTTCGGGCGCGCGATCGCCGAACGCCTGGCAAGGGAAGGCGCGAAAGTCGCGCTGCTGTCACGCTCGGTCGCGCAGCTGGACGAGGTCGCCGAGGCGATCCGCGTAAATGGCGGCGAGGCGCTTGCGATCGCCTGCGACGTGACCGACCGCGCTTCGATCGAGGCGGCGGTGGCACAGGCGGAGCGCGAACTCGGCCCGCTCGACATCCTGGTCAACAATGCCGGCGTGCCCGGCCCGTTCGGCCCGATCTGGGTGGTCGATCCGGACGAGTGGTGGAACGCGCAGACGATCCATATCCGCGCGCCGATGCTGTTCCTCCACGCGGCGCTGCCGGGGATGGTCGAACGCGGCAGAGGCCGGGTGGTGTGCGTCTCGGCGCTCGCCAGCCGGATGGTCGCGGCCAATCTCTCCGCCTATTGCACCGGCAAGATCGCGCAGAACCGCATCGTCGCCGAGGCGGCGGCGGAGCTGGAAGGCACCGGCGTTGCGATCTTCGCGATCGATCCCGGTTTCGCCGCGACCCAGCTCGCGCGCGACACTGCCGCCGATCCGGCCGCGCAGAAATATTTCACCGGGCTGGTCGACCGGATCAACGCCCACCCGCATGCATTCGGGGAGGATCCCGATCTCGAGCGCTGCGGCCAGCGCGTACTCGACCTGGTCTCGGGCCGCTACGATGCGCTGTCGGGCAATTATTACGAGCTGCCCGACGATCTCGACGAAGCCCTCAAGCAGAAGGAAGCCGTCCAGTGA
- a CDS encoding nuclear transport factor 2 family protein — protein MSDDRLAALEAAFANLQHDLAVQQDIEAIRKLQVSYCYFMDKGLYDEAVDCFARAGELHFMGGIWRGQDSIKRLYCGRLRNSFTHGINGPAYGVMCEHWPSQDVISVAPDRKTAKGRWRCTLMGAQHDSKKDGNPRLPRQWWEHGMYENSYVMEDGVWKIAVHAYHLFTQVDYEMGWAAAKPIPSPFLTETYPEDPNGPDQIDGDAHPAWPNTDVVPFHYVHPVTGRPVVPEKA, from the coding sequence GTGAGTGATGACCGTCTCGCCGCCCTGGAAGCGGCGTTCGCCAATCTGCAGCACGATCTCGCGGTCCAGCAGGATATCGAGGCGATCCGCAAGCTGCAGGTCAGCTACTGCTATTTCATGGACAAGGGCCTGTATGACGAGGCGGTCGACTGCTTCGCGCGCGCGGGCGAACTCCATTTCATGGGCGGCATCTGGCGCGGGCAGGACTCGATCAAGCGGCTCTATTGCGGGCGGCTGCGCAACAGCTTCACCCACGGGATCAACGGCCCGGCCTATGGCGTGATGTGCGAACACTGGCCGTCGCAGGATGTGATCTCGGTCGCGCCCGACCGCAAGACCGCCAAGGGCCGCTGGCGCTGCACGCTGATGGGCGCGCAGCACGACAGCAAGAAGGACGGCAATCCGCGCCTCCCCCGCCAGTGGTGGGAACACGGGATGTACGAAAACAGCTACGTGATGGAAGACGGCGTGTGGAAGATCGCGGTCCACGCCTATCACCTGTTCACCCAGGTCGATTACGAAATGGGCTGGGCCGCCGCCAAGCCGATCCCCTCGCCGTTCCTGACCGAGACCTATCCGGAAGACCCGAACGGACCCGACCAGATCGACGGCGATGCCCATCCGGCCTGGCCGAACACCGACGTGGTACCGTTCCACTATGTTCACCCGGTAACCGGCAGGCCGGTGGTGCCGGAGAAGGCGTGA